One genomic window of Solanum dulcamara chromosome 10, daSolDulc1.2, whole genome shotgun sequence includes the following:
- the LOC129870387 gene encoding uncharacterized protein LOC129870387 — protein sequence MGIIQQFRAVAGKLFNRRGQQKPSDTYASEGEYSGGVASPVKKTSSPVKSDGAQSDEYVFYPDGREKISDILCKLRKFAIVSAVDESLKTVAGGSKIVKEGPKDQSPSRPRLDKQDFTVMMEEMQAKMEKLQDDMNNMKQQNEVSAKCTNGLDSFEFSDEPIKSSTPTKSNPKKVLIRSRM from the exons ATGGGCATTATACAACAATTCCGAGCCGTCGCCGGCAAGCTTTTCAACCGGAGAGGTCAAcagaaaccttcagatacataTGCTTCAGAAGGTGAGTACAGTGGCGGCGTTGCATCGCCGGTGAAAAAAACCAGCAGTCCGGTCAAGTCTGACGGAGCTCAATCAGATGAGTACGTTTTCTATCCAGATGGACGGGAGAAGATTAGCGACATTCTCTGCAAGCTTCGTAAATTTGCTATTGTCTCTGCCGTCGACGAGTCTCTCAAAACCGTCGCCG GTGGGAGTAAAATCGTAAAGGAAGGACCAAAGGATCAATCGCCTTCACGTCCTAGACTTGACAAACAAGATTTTACTGTTATGATGGAGGAGATGCAAGCAAAGATGGAGAAACTTCAGGATGACATGAACAACATGAAGCAGCAAAATGAGGTGTCAGCTAAGTGTACCAATGGATTAGATTCCTTTGAGTTCTCTGACGAGCCTATCAAGAGTTCAACGCCTACAAAATCTAATCCAAAAAAGGTTTTAATTCGTTCTCGGATGTAG
- the LOC129871057 gene encoding uncharacterized protein LOC129871057, protein MVCFCFMVDQKRIMKNSKPIASSCSRCSCSAHVADMCTLTRFCYIPFYWKSWKAIVCCFCGAILKSYT, encoded by the coding sequence ATGGTGTGTTTTTGCTTTATGGTGGATCAGAaaagaataatgaaaaataGTAAACCAATAGCTAGTTCTTGTTCAAGATGCAGCTGCAGTGCCCACGTGGCAGACATGTGTACACTTACAAGATTTTGTTATATCCCTTTTTATTGGAAATCTTGGAAGGCTATTGTTTGTTGTTTCTGTGGTGCAATTCTCAAGTcttatacataa
- the LOC129871307 gene encoding PAP-specific phosphatase HAL2-like, whose amino-acid sequence MDKEKYSEELNVAVRVVHMACGLCQKVQKGLLSTTFDDDEVKSKDDDSLVTIADWSVQATVSWILSNTFGSENVSIVAEEDVQTLSKPESAGLLDKVVSTVNECLAEASRYGLKGPDKTLGPSEILEAISCCNSNGGPLGRHWVLDPVDGTLGFVRGGQYAVALALIDNAEVVVGVLGCPNYHMKRDRHNKQQQNHISSEVSVPSSDVLEEGCVMYTKKGTGEAWVQPMVYGDRKYEWPNFAKQVRVSPIDDPALATFCEPVERTNSNHSFAAGLASSVGLRNKPLRVYSMVKYAAIAQGDAEIFMKFARAGYKEKIWDHAAGVLIVQEAGGVVTDAGGRSLDFSKGIYLESLDRGIIVCSGIKLHEKLIGAVYASWESSSL is encoded by the exons ATGGATAAGGAGAAATACTCGGAGGAATTGAATGTGGCTGTTAGGGTAGTGCATATGGCTTGTGGTCTATGTCAAAAGGTGCAAAAGGGTTTACTCTCTACCacatttgatgatgatgaggtTAAGTCTAAGGATGACGATTCTCTCGTTACTATTGCag ATTGGAGTGTGCAAGCAACTGTAAGCTGGatcctttcaaatacttttggTAGCGAAAATGTCTCTATAGTAGCTGAAGAGGATGTTCAAACTCTTTCCAAGCCTGAATCAGCAGGTCTATTGGATAAAGTTGTTAGCACTGTCAATGAATGCTTAGCAGAAGCTTCCAGATACGGTCTGAAAGGTCCAGATAAAACCCTGGGGCCTTCAGAAATTCTGGAGGCTATTAGTTGCTGCAACTCAAATGGGGGCCCTCTTGGCAGGCATTGGGTTCTTGACCCGGTTGATGGTACACTGGGGTTTGTGCGTGGAGGTCAATATGCTGTAGCTCTAGCCTTGATTGATAATGCGGAGGTTGTAGTTGGAGTGCTAGGATGCCCTAATTATCATATGAAGAGGGACAGGCATAACAAGCAACAGCAAAATCATATTTCATCAGAAGTTTCAGTGCCCTCATCTGATGTGTTGGAAGAAGGATGTGTGATGTACACAAAAAAAGGTACTGGTGAAGCTTGGGTGCAGCCAATGGTTTATGGTGATAGGAAATATGAATGGCCAAATTTTGCCAAGCAAGTTCGTGTTTCTCCAATTGATGATCCAGCGTTGGCAACTTTCTGTGAGCCAGTTGAGAGAACCAATTCAAACCACTCCTTTGCAGCTGGACTTGCTTCCTCTGTTGGGCTTAG AAACAAGCCCCTCCGTGTTTATAGCATGGTAAAATATGCTGCCATAGCACAGGGAGATGCTGAAATTTTCATGAAATTTGCGAGAGCTGGTTACAAAGAGAAGATTTGGGACCATGCAGCTGGTGTTCTCATTGTACAAGAGGCTGGCGGTGTGGTGACTGATGCAGGAGGGCGTTCACTTGATTTTTCTAAAGGGATATACTTGGAAAGTCTTGATAGGGGAATAATTGTTTGCTCTGGCATTAAGCTGCATGAGAAATTAATTGGAGCTGTTTATGCCAGCTGGGAGTCCTCTAGTCTATGA